One genomic region from Vibrio cyclitrophicus encodes:
- the glsB gene encoding glutaminase B, with translation MKPTQAILAEILDEVRPLIGQGKVADYIPALARVSNQKLAIAVYTNEGEVIQAGDANEAFSVQSISKALSLTLAMVLYKPDEIWQRVGKEPSGQAFNSMIQLEMEHGIPRNPFINAGAIVVADLLQSRLSAPRHRLLEFVRQLSGDTHIVYDKIVAASEMMHSDRNAAIAYLMRSFGNFENDVIPVLNNYFHACALKMTCVDLAKTFSYLANKGVSVQTKKEIITPVQTKQLNALLATCGLYDGAGEFAYRVGMPGKSGVGGGIIAIVPGEMTIAVWSPELDPSGNSLAGTKALELLSERIGRSIF, from the coding sequence ATGAAACCAACTCAAGCTATTTTAGCCGAGATTTTAGACGAAGTTCGTCCCTTAATTGGTCAGGGAAAGGTCGCTGACTATATTCCTGCATTGGCTCGCGTATCGAACCAGAAACTGGCGATTGCGGTATACACTAATGAAGGTGAAGTCATTCAAGCGGGTGATGCCAACGAAGCTTTCTCCGTGCAATCAATATCGAAAGCACTGAGTTTGACCTTAGCTATGGTGCTTTATAAGCCAGACGAAATTTGGCAGCGCGTAGGCAAGGAACCTTCAGGTCAAGCTTTTAACTCGATGATTCAGCTTGAAATGGAGCATGGTATTCCTCGTAACCCGTTTATCAATGCAGGTGCTATTGTCGTAGCGGATCTATTACAAAGCCGCCTGTCAGCACCGAGACATCGCTTATTAGAGTTTGTGCGCCAGTTATCGGGTGACACTCATATTGTGTATGACAAGATAGTAGCGGCTTCTGAGATGATGCACAGCGATCGTAATGCGGCTATCGCGTACTTGATGCGTTCATTTGGTAATTTTGAGAACGATGTTATCCCCGTACTCAACAATTACTTTCATGCTTGTGCACTTAAAATGACATGTGTGGACTTGGCGAAAACCTTTAGCTATTTGGCGAACAAAGGTGTGTCGGTTCAGACCAAGAAAGAGATCATCACACCTGTGCAAACCAAGCAGTTGAATGCTTTGCTTGCAACATGTGGTTTGTACGATGGGGCAGGTGAGTTTGCTTACCGCGTTGGTATGCCGGGCAAGTCGGGTGTCGGTGGCGGTATTATTGCCATCGTTCCTGGCGAAATGACGATTGCAGTGTGGTCTCCAGAGCTGGATCCTTCGGGCAACTCGTTAGCGGGCACTAAGGCGCTAGAGCTGCTTTCTGAGCGAATTGGTCGTTCTATTTTCTAA
- a CDS encoding YggT family protein — translation MNSMSFLISTVFDLYIMVVILRIWLQASRADFYNPFSQFIVKATQPVVAPLRRVIPSIGSLDLATVVFAYVLCVLKFVALNLIISGGAAVFDISFLIFGALSLLKAAGGLIFWVLLIRAILSWVSQGRSPIEYVFHQLTEPMLMPIRRILPDMGGFDLSVLVLFIVLQFANFLMGDMIGPIWYQL, via the coding sequence ATGAATTCGATGAGCTTTCTGATCTCGACCGTTTTTGATCTTTACATCATGGTTGTGATCTTGCGTATCTGGCTACAAGCATCACGTGCAGATTTCTACAACCCGTTCTCACAATTTATCGTAAAAGCGACACAACCGGTTGTAGCCCCACTACGCCGAGTGATTCCATCAATCGGCAGCCTTGACCTTGCGACTGTTGTTTTCGCTTATGTGCTGTGTGTACTTAAGTTCGTCGCTCTAAACTTGATTATCTCTGGCGGTGCGGCTGTATTTGATATCAGCTTCCTGATCTTTGGCGCCCTTTCTCTGCTCAAAGCGGCGGGAGGTTTAATTTTCTGGGTTCTACTAATCCGTGCAATCCTGAGCTGGGTTAGCCAAGGCCGAAGCCCAATCGAGTACGTGTTCCATCAACTGACTGAACCAATGTTAATGCCTATTCGCCGTATCCTTCCTGACATGGGTGGTTTCGATCTAAGCGTACTGGTTTTGTTTATTGTACTGCAGTTTGCAAACTTCCTAATGGGCGACATGATCGGCCCTATTTGGTATCAGCTATAA
- the yggU gene encoding DUF167 family protein YggU, with product MPKAVWAEEDDILLRLYIQPKASRDKIVGLHGEELKIAITAPPVDGKANAHLAKYLAKQFKVAKGQIKIEKGELGRHKQVRICSPSQVPTEVKAIL from the coding sequence ATGCCAAAAGCCGTTTGGGCCGAGGAGGACGATATTCTTCTTAGGCTTTATATCCAACCCAAAGCAAGCCGCGATAAAATCGTTGGCCTGCACGGCGAAGAACTAAAAATTGCCATTACCGCACCACCGGTTGATGGCAAAGCCAATGCCCACTTAGCGAAATACCTTGCGAAACAGTTTAAGGTCGCTAAAGGGCAAATTAAGATAGAAAAGGGAGAGCTCGGTCGGCATAAGCAAGTTCGAATATGCTCGCCAAGCCAAGTCCCAACTGAAGTCAAAGCCATCCTATGA
- a CDS encoding DUF4426 domain-containing protein: MRLWITALLTALVALPSSAGQFKNIKDVEVHYSAFNSTFLTAQVAKQYKLKRNGYSAILNISVLDKASLGKPATTAKITGTAKNLVGNTRTLNFREIKEGDAIYYLAEFPVTHEENITFNIDVNAGLKGTGPLRFTQKFYIEE; this comes from the coding sequence ATGCGTCTATGGATTACAGCACTACTCACCGCTCTTGTTGCCCTACCAAGCTCAGCAGGACAATTTAAAAACATTAAGGATGTCGAGGTTCACTACTCGGCTTTTAACTCGACATTTCTAACAGCTCAAGTCGCTAAGCAATATAAGCTTAAGCGAAATGGCTACTCAGCGATTCTGAACATCAGCGTTTTAGACAAAGCTTCCCTTGGCAAGCCAGCAACAACGGCTAAAATCACGGGAACAGCGAAGAACCTTGTAGGCAACACTCGCACGCTTAACTTCCGCGAAATAAAGGAAGGTGATGCGATTTATTACCTAGCTGAGTTCCCTGTAACACACGAAGAAAACATCACTTTTAATATCGATGTTAACGCAGGTTTGAAAGGCACTGGCCCACTGCGATTCACACAAAAATTCTATATAGAAGAGTAG
- a CDS encoding XTP/dITP diphosphatase, translating into MSKIVLATGNQGKVREMADILSEFGFDVVAQSEFNVSEVAETGTTFIENAIIKARHAAKETGLPAIADDSGLEVDYLNGAPGIYSARYSGEGATDKQNIEKLLDAMQGVDVEKRTARFHCVLVLIRHENDPTPLVCHGKWEGRILTEEHGENGFGYDPVFFVPEDNCASAELESSRKKQLSHRGKALASLFKTLKEQAL; encoded by the coding sequence ATGAGTAAGATTGTTTTAGCCACAGGCAACCAAGGTAAAGTTCGCGAGATGGCAGATATTCTGTCTGAGTTTGGTTTTGACGTTGTCGCGCAAAGTGAGTTTAACGTTTCAGAAGTCGCTGAAACGGGAACAACTTTCATTGAAAATGCCATCATCAAAGCTCGCCACGCTGCGAAAGAGACGGGGCTACCAGCCATTGCTGACGATTCTGGCTTAGAAGTTGATTACCTTAATGGTGCACCCGGTATCTACTCAGCGCGTTACTCAGGTGAAGGGGCGACTGATAAGCAAAACATCGAAAAGCTTTTAGATGCTATGCAAGGTGTCGACGTTGAAAAACGTACCGCTCGTTTCCACTGTGTGTTGGTTCTAATACGTCACGAAAACGATCCAACACCATTGGTGTGTCACGGTAAATGGGAAGGTCGTATTCTGACTGAAGAACACGGTGAGAATGGCTTTGGCTACGATCCTGTATTCTTTGTGCCAGAAGATAACTGCGCCTCAGCAGAGCTTGAATCGTCGCGTAAAAAGCAACTATCACACCGTGGTAAAGCCCTCGCGTCATTATTTAAGACTCTCAAAGAGCAAGCTCTGTAA
- the hemW gene encoding radical SAM family heme chaperone HemW, whose amino-acid sequence MHNTALIPPALSLYVHIPWCVQKCPYCDFNSHALKAEIPEKEYIDALLEDLDTDIEKYQLDGMPRPLHSIFIGGGTPSLFSPEGIGRLLQGIEQRIPFKPEIEITMEANPGTIEAERFAGYQKAGVSRISVGVQSFEQEKLERLGRIHGQDEAVNAAYLAHKIGLNSFNLDLMHGLPDQSIDQALADLDKAIELDPPHLSWYQLTIEPNTMFYYKTPKLPDDDDLWDIFDLGHKKLADAGYVQYEISGYSKPGYQCQHNLNYWRFGDYLGIGCGSHGKLSFADGRIVRTTKVKHPRGYLAAYQNLVKPYLSDELEVTNEDRPFEFFMNRFRLMEACPKQDFIDTTGLDFDSIQPTIEWAKDLGYLSETDTHWQITEKGKLFLNDLLEAFMAEEDE is encoded by the coding sequence ATGCACAATACAGCGCTAATTCCACCCGCACTTAGCCTTTATGTCCACATCCCATGGTGTGTACAAAAGTGTCCGTATTGTGATTTTAACTCTCACGCTCTCAAAGCCGAGATCCCAGAAAAAGAGTACATCGATGCACTGCTTGAGGATCTCGATACTGACATTGAAAAATATCAGCTCGATGGTATGCCTCGTCCGCTACATTCGATCTTTATTGGTGGCGGAACCCCAAGCCTGTTTTCTCCTGAAGGAATTGGCCGATTGCTACAAGGCATTGAACAGCGTATCCCGTTCAAACCTGAAATAGAAATCACCATGGAAGCCAACCCGGGAACTATCGAAGCTGAGCGTTTTGCTGGTTACCAAAAGGCAGGGGTGAGTCGAATCTCGGTAGGCGTACAAAGTTTTGAGCAAGAGAAACTGGAAAGGCTTGGGCGTATTCATGGTCAAGATGAAGCGGTCAACGCAGCTTACTTAGCGCATAAGATTGGATTAAATAGCTTCAACCTAGATCTAATGCACGGCTTACCGGATCAAAGCATTGATCAGGCCTTGGCTGATCTAGACAAAGCGATCGAGCTCGACCCTCCACATTTGTCTTGGTATCAGCTAACAATAGAACCTAACACCATGTTCTATTACAAAACGCCCAAACTGCCTGACGATGATGACCTTTGGGATATCTTCGACTTGGGTCATAAGAAGCTCGCAGACGCAGGGTATGTGCAGTACGAAATTTCAGGCTACAGCAAGCCGGGATATCAGTGTCAGCATAATCTCAACTACTGGCGCTTTGGTGACTACCTAGGTATTGGCTGTGGCTCTCATGGCAAGCTAAGCTTTGCAGATGGACGTATTGTTCGAACCACTAAGGTTAAACACCCTAGAGGCTACCTAGCAGCGTATCAGAATTTAGTGAAGCCCTATCTGTCAGATGAACTTGAAGTCACTAATGAAGACCGCCCTTTTGAATTTTTCATGAATCGCTTCAGGCTAATGGAAGCGTGTCCAAAGCAAGACTTCATTGATACGACGGGGCTAGACTTTGACTCGATCCAGCCAACAATAGAGTGGGCAAAAGATCTCGGTTACTTGAGCGAAACCGACACTCATTGGCAGATTACCGAAAAAGGAAAGCTGTTCCTAAATGATTTGCTGGAAGCCTTTATGGCTGAAGAAGACGAATAG
- the proC gene encoding pyrroline-5-carboxylate reductase, with the protein MEHKNIAFIGAGNMVRSIVAGLVASGYPAQKITATAPSETRRLPLEQEYGINTTSDNIAAAEQADVVVLSVKPQMMANVCNPLQSIDFSNKLVISIAAGINANRLNEMLNCQLNLVRVMPNTPSLLGKGMSGLYADSAVSQDDKDFASQLMQAVGEVSWVEQESGINNIIAAAGSAPAYFFLFMEAMQAEAINQGFDQETARKLVQQSALGAAEMVVANPNTELSTLREQVTSKGGTTAEALRTFNEHQLSDIVAKAMQAAVARAEEMEKLF; encoded by the coding sequence ATGGAACATAAGAACATCGCCTTTATTGGGGCAGGAAACATGGTTCGCTCAATTGTAGCGGGCTTAGTAGCAAGTGGTTATCCAGCGCAAAAGATTACGGCAACAGCGCCTTCAGAAACCAGAAGGCTGCCGTTAGAGCAAGAATACGGCATCAATACTACCAGCGATAATATTGCCGCAGCTGAGCAAGCAGACGTTGTTGTATTATCAGTGAAGCCACAAATGATGGCTAATGTATGTAACCCCTTACAAAGCATCGACTTTAGCAACAAACTGGTTATCTCAATTGCTGCGGGTATTAATGCGAATCGACTCAATGAGATGTTAAACTGCCAACTGAACCTTGTTCGTGTGATGCCAAACACGCCATCACTGCTTGGTAAAGGGATGAGCGGTCTTTATGCCGACTCAGCGGTCAGCCAAGATGATAAAGACTTCGCTTCTCAGCTGATGCAAGCTGTAGGTGAAGTCAGCTGGGTTGAGCAAGAGTCTGGTATCAACAACATCATTGCGGCAGCGGGGAGTGCTCCAGCTTACTTCTTCCTGTTTATGGAAGCGATGCAAGCTGAGGCAATCAACCAAGGCTTCGACCAAGAAACCGCTCGTAAATTAGTGCAGCAGTCTGCATTAGGCGCGGCAGAGATGGTGGTAGCGAATCCAAATACTGAATTATCTACTCTGCGTGAACAAGTGACTTCAAAAGGCGGAACAACCGCAGAAGCGTTGCGCACGTTCAATGAACATCAACTATCAGACATCGTAGCCAAAGCCATGCAAGCGGCAGTCGCTCGAGCTGAAGAGATGGAAAAACTGTTTTAA
- the trmB gene encoding tRNA (guanosine(46)-N7)-methyltransferase TrmB translates to MSEVTTNEYTEDGKLVRKIRSFVRREGRLTKGQENAMNECWPTMGIDYNPELLNWKEVFGNDNPVVLEIGFGMGASLVEMAKNAPEKNFLGIEVHSPGVGACLGTARDAGVTNLRVMCHDAVEVFEHMIPDSSLHTLQLFFPDPWHKARHHKRRIVKAEFAEMVRGKLQLDTGIFHMATDWENYAEHMIEVMNVAPGFENIAEDGDYIPRPDERPLTKFEARGHRLGHGVWDIKYKRTK, encoded by the coding sequence ATGAGTGAAGTGACCACTAACGAATATACTGAAGACGGCAAACTGGTTCGTAAGATCCGTAGTTTTGTTCGCCGTGAAGGCCGCTTAACAAAAGGCCAAGAGAACGCGATGAACGAATGTTGGCCAACAATGGGTATCGACTACAACCCAGAGCTTCTTAACTGGAAAGAAGTATTTGGCAACGATAACCCTGTTGTACTAGAAATTGGCTTCGGTATGGGTGCATCACTGGTTGAAATGGCAAAGAATGCGCCTGAGAAAAACTTCTTAGGTATTGAAGTTCATAGCCCAGGTGTTGGTGCATGTTTGGGTACAGCTCGCGATGCGGGTGTGACGAATCTACGCGTAATGTGTCACGATGCAGTCGAAGTATTTGAGCACATGATTCCAGATAGCAGCCTGCATACGCTGCAACTGTTCTTCCCTGACCCATGGCACAAAGCTCGTCACCATAAACGTCGTATCGTTAAGGCAGAGTTTGCAGAGATGGTTCGCGGTAAGCTGCAACTTGATACCGGTATTTTCCACATGGCAACAGACTGGGAAAACTACGCAGAACATATGATTGAAGTGATGAACGTAGCTCCAGGATTCGAGAATATTGCTGAAGATGGTGATTACATCCCCCGTCCGGATGAGCGCCCGCTAACGAAATTTGAAGCTCGGGGCCACCGTTTAGGTCATGGTGTTTGGGATATCAAGTACAAGCGTACCAAGTAA